A region from the Marinobacter sp. SS13-12 genome encodes:
- the asd gene encoding archaetidylserine decarboxylase (Phosphatidylserine decarboxylase is synthesized as a single chain precursor. Generation of the pyruvoyl active site from a Ser is coupled to cleavage of a Gly-Ser bond between the larger (beta) and smaller (alpha chains). It is an integral membrane protein.), which translates to MYDKLFVTGQYVAPQLTISRLAGRLADNESVPALKNRVVNWFIGRYGVDMSEAIESDPAAYPSFNAFFTRELKPGLRPVDSGDSVMVSPVDGTISQLGHISGGRVFQAKGQSFSLNELLGGDQERANTFTDGEFATIYLAPRDYHRIHMPLAGTLREMVYIPGKLFSVNPTTAENVPNLFARNERVACIFDTAAGPMAFVLVGAMIVGSVETTWAGIVAPGKRQVDVTRYDSLKTPIRFEKGEEMGRFRLGSTVVMVMPKGAVTWNSDQVAGGRVRMGAAFGEIRPGQQETR; encoded by the coding sequence ATGTACGACAAGCTATTTGTAACGGGCCAGTATGTAGCACCGCAGCTGACCATCTCCCGCCTGGCCGGCCGCCTCGCAGACAACGAAAGCGTTCCGGCGCTCAAGAACCGTGTCGTGAACTGGTTTATCGGCCGCTATGGCGTAGACATGAGCGAGGCCATTGAATCAGACCCTGCCGCCTACCCCAGCTTCAACGCCTTTTTCACTCGTGAGCTGAAACCGGGCCTACGGCCAGTGGACAGCGGTGACTCCGTCATGGTGAGTCCTGTGGACGGCACTATCAGTCAGTTGGGCCACATCAGCGGTGGCCGGGTCTTCCAGGCCAAGGGCCAGTCTTTCAGCCTCAATGAACTGCTCGGCGGCGACCAGGAGCGGGCAAACACCTTCACAGATGGCGAATTTGCCACCATCTACCTGGCCCCCAGGGACTATCACCGCATTCACATGCCGCTGGCCGGCACCCTGCGAGAGATGGTCTATATCCCCGGCAAGCTCTTTTCGGTAAACCCCACTACGGCGGAAAACGTGCCCAACCTGTTTGCACGGAACGAGCGGGTCGCCTGTATTTTTGACACGGCAGCTGGCCCGATGGCCTTCGTGCTGGTGGGTGCGATGATTGTCGGCAGTGTCGAAACCACCTGGGCCGGCATCGTGGCCCCGGGCAAACGTCAGGTGGACGTAACTCGCTACGACAGCCTCAAAACTCCGATACGGTTTGAAAAAGGCGAGGAAATGGGGCGATTCCGTCTGGGCTCGACCGTCGTTATGGTCATGCCCAAGGGTGCTGTCACCTGGAACAGTGATCAGGTAGCAGGCGGAAGGGTGCGCATGGGAGCAGCCTTTGGAGAAATCAGGCCCGGTCAGCAGGAAACCCGATAA